From the Musa acuminata AAA Group cultivar baxijiao chromosome BXJ3-1, Cavendish_Baxijiao_AAA, whole genome shotgun sequence genome, the window GGTGGTTCTTTATTTAAAACATGAAAATgaggcagtgatttaaaaagcactaggtgccaaaaggcgccaaggtccaaaaacgcccgaggcgctaggcgctcgcccgagcgaagcgaggcgctaaaatataaaaatataaatataattaataaatataattatttaaaattttaaataaaaatatgaaaatatataatataattaataaatataatcacattaacagtataaacctgctgaaggagaaacgaggaagcagcggcgagcggcggcgggaaagggaaagggagcggaaggcgcgagcagcgggaaggctcgcgggagggctcgcaggaggcgcgagcagcgggagggctcgagggaggcgcgagcagcgggaaggctcacgggagacgcgagcagcgagagggcttgcgggaggcgcgagcagcgggagcagcggcagcgagcgacgaaatcgcgatcgggatcgagagcgacagcggcagcaggttagtgttgggttagggttagggttagggttagggttggggttatatcggtttagttggttcgattgagccaactaacaaccgaaccaggatcgaaccagacctaaaattctggttcggtcgccttggtttacccaggcgctcgcccgaagcgcccagcgcctgggctcgggcgagcgcccaggcggcgcctgtttgaagcgcgccacctgggacattagcgaggcgctcgggcctcgcctcgcctcgctcgagcgcctaggcgagcgcccaagcgccttttgcaatcactgaaaTGAGGGCGTACTTCGCCCTGAGACATGATTCAAAAACTAATGAGTCTTTATTGCTTTCTTTTTTGTGTAATTCTGTGGTGCAAAATGTATTAAGCTTTTTATTGCCCATTGTTTTTCCTTGCCTTTTAGGCCATAACTACTAGAGGAAGGTTTAAATAAAGACATTTTGCCCATTGATTATGCAAACATTACCAGAGCTTATTCTGTCAGCAAAGCATGCTTGCGTATACTTTTGTGGATTTTAccaaatcaaatattattatttGCATAATCATGCTTTTTCTCCCAGAAAAGGATCAATGCATTTTTAGCTTCCAAGGCTATTTCTTTGATCTTTGGTGTACCTTCTGTAAGTGCTTGTTCTCTGGTGATGCAGTACTCACGACCTGCGACTAAGTTCACTGAAGATTTTGATTTTATGGCAATGAATGAAAAGTTCAACAAAGATGAAGTCTGGGGTCATCTTGGAAAAAATAAAGCCCATGTTAAGGACAGGGATGGAGAACTACaagaagatgaaactgatgatTATCTGGATGAAGATGATGAAGCACTAAAGCTTGAGATCAAGGTAGTCAAAGtccatattttagatttttatgctGTTTGTCATGGTCGTCTGGTTTCATTTTGTTTGCCTGGAGTACTTGTGTACTATTCTTATCCACTTCACTGATTGGTTTGCCTTCTTTCCTTAAAGCCTGTTTATGTTAAGGATGATTTCTTCGATTCACTTTCTTGCGCTACCCTTGATCGGGGAACTCGGGGTGGGAGGACCAGATTTTCAGAGCAGTTGAAAATAGACACAGAGGTACATAGGGGTCTCTTCAGGGACCATGATGCTATAATCTGTGGAAGGTTTATGAATTTAGTTATACTTTTTTCTCTATGCAGACCTTTGGTGATTTTGCAAGGCATCGAGCAAGTCGAGGTGGTGGGCGTGGCCTTCGAGGAGGTGGGCGTGGGCGAGGGTCCTACTATGGAAGGGGCTATGGATACATTGGTAGGGGCCGTGGTTATGGTCACCCACATCGTGCTTCCTAAGCTAGAAGCTTCTAGAATTAATGCTGGTGCCAGCATGCTCCTCTTAGCTTAATCGGAGATGAAGAGACTGATCAATGGACAGATCCATGCTTGGAATATAATTGTAGTTGGAGTTTGCTTTCATGCTTTTGTCTATTGCTCCAAAAATAAGCAGAAGCGGCCACAAGATGTGCGGTTTCACTTAATAGTACTGAGAAAACATCTTTGATGTGGTTCTGATGCATCCGTTGCTATTGTAGTTTTGTGTCACGTGGCAAAACCATCTTTCTGCAAAGTTTATCATCAGTTTACTTGTGTGCTTTGCATCCTGTTTTGGCCTTATTGATCCTTTGTTGTGTTAAAAAGGATGTGGTGTCATCAAAATGGTTTCCTTTTTCTTGTGCTGTGTTCATTATGCTGCCACTTTAGTGCATCATGGAATAACATGTTTTTTAAGTATTGTTTACAAGAATTTTAGATATAATGTGCATGTTTCTTTAGGTCTACACCTGTTTTCATCTCAATTGACACTCCCGAGTTCCAATTGGCTAGTGCTTTTGGGAGTTCTCGTTGATGGCTGTATTTTGATGTAGCTTTAACGAGTTTCTTTACTGAATTGATATGATATTTGAATATAAAGACGCAATATGGGTCGAAAAAGTACAAACAGATTTAAAGAGTTTTCTTATTCCACTTATTCCACAGATTTAAAGAGTTGGAAATGCCACAGCACAAATCAAAAGGTTCTGTAAAAAAAAAATCGCTCTCAAACTCAATTCCAATGAGAAATTTCTCCACTGGTAAAGTTACACCTGCAACGCGTTGGCAGCCGATAATGGCACACGAGTGCCACTGTAATCAAGGGGCCCATGTTAAGAAGTGTTCGTAACCAGTGCACTCACTTTACTTTGCTAGAACAACGTGATATCAATGATTGCCCGAGTACTGATGCATGGTTCTGGAAAAGCATGATGCGTCTCTCATGCCCTCTGAGGTGATGTGTGATAGGGGCTTTTTGAGTCGTATATGGCGGAAGAGACTAACTCGCATTTAGGATTAATTCACAAAAGTACTAGTCAAAATAAAATGTCATCGATCGATTCACATGAAAGAACTTTTTGAGTTGTATAATTATTCAACGCTATTTATTGCTGAAAGATGAACTGCAGCTTACCTATCACATGTGCGGAGCGGAAACTTGACACGTTACTACTGGCTCGATGGGCTCATCTGCGGTAGTCTTCACATGCAAAAGTCTGCAGTCAAGAAAAATCCCCGAGTGTGTCATCGATACATAGATTTGATCCGAACAAGTCAGAATGAATGAAATAGCGGCTCTCTTTTTCCATATTATATTGCTCATCGCAAGTTTCCTCACATCGTCCATCCCGTATAATAAATACAACCGAGCACGATGGCcgagtaattattattatttttctttttgcaaataaTTAGAGCGTTTTacacataatttttatttttagatttatcacGAATGATATATCTGATTGGCTTCTTGAGACGAACAAATCACGTCAGGCTGGACTGGCCATCCAAAATCTACCGCACCGAATCATTAAATGATAATATAGTCCGAGTTAGATGGCCTTTCGCCGCTTGTCAAATCACGTGCCATGTCGTGACATGATGGGATCAGATGGCGGTGCTTCCCGTCGCGATGGGACGGTAGGTCCGTGCCGCCGAACTGCACCAAGATAATATACCCAAATTTCCCTACCGTGTCAGTTTGTGGCTGAGATTCGAAGGCAGAAGTGGGTCCCCCGCATAACACAGAGCCCTTCTCTCCACATTCTTCTTTTCTGTTCTGTTCTGTTCCTAGGCAAGTTGGAGGCGCTGCCACGTTACATTTTCTCGATGACCCAATGGTCGCTCCCCACGTGGCAGCCCGCACGCCGTTTGATTTCGTCTGGCTTCATCTCCCGAGTAATCTTATCTTACACGCGACGCCCTCCTAAAACTATAAATATCGACACAGCTATTGTCGTCATTATAATCTCGCCGACACACAAATCAAATGAGATGAATATAGAGGCTTCTTCAGCAACAGAACACTCTTTGTCTCTCGTCCAACCAAATGGTGTTTGTTCTACAGAACGAACATACGAGGGAGGGAATTTACAATGAATTATGTGTAATTATCCACGAAAACAAGATCGCAACTCCCCTCCGCATGCAAAAGTTGCACTGAGCTCCTCAAAATATGACGTCGAGAACAAATGATACAACTTCGAGGGGTGTTGGTGCATAAATAACTCTTCGGGCAGGAAGTCGTCCTTGTTCTTCTGCTTCGAATCAGGTATTTATCTGAGGACAAAGAGAGGGAGGCTGCGAGGGGGGAGGGCTTGGCGACTGGGGAGGCGAGATGAGCGAGGGTTGAACAGAGAGCACGGGCATTCAATGCCGCGATCGCCTCGGCCCCACCTCGATTCCACCATCGCTGAAGCCTTCGCATCTCCGTTGTCGACGCTGACGCCGCCTTTTTTATGGGGGGAGGAGCTCTCGTGGACGGCGTCCGTCGCTGGTTCCAACGCCGCTCGCATCGATCCTCCGCCGCTACCGCCTCCTCTTTCCTGACCGACGATCCTGCCTACGACGAGTCCtgccaggaggaggaggaggaggaggaggaggaggagcagcagcagctccGGGTCGTCCAGGACTTAGACCTCATCGGCCTCCCGCGCATCAGGGTCCCCAAGCGCTTCAAGATGCCGCCGATCGAACAACCCTACAAGAAGGTCCCTTCCCGTTCAAAAATCTACGACTTTTATCGCGTTTCCAGTTGGCTCTGCTCTCTTGGACGATTCTTGCGTTGACATCGTCTTCATCGCTTGTTTTTTACTGCAAAATTGGCTCTTGGTCTTCCATATTTCTTGCGGTAGGTGAAGATGCAAGTTTATAATTACAGTTCCTCAAGAGATTTGGATCATGTAGGTAGTCCTGTTATTGCAAACGAAATCCATTCTCGAGATCCTCTGGAATTTAGgcgtgagttttttttttttttttttttttctcttgaagcTCTTTTATTTTTCGTTTTATGAATTGGCTTCTCAGGTTTTATCAGGAGATTGGTCTTTCCCCCATAGATTttaccaaaaaagaaaagaaaagaaaatcttatCGAGGATCCTATCTTTCCTTTGTTGTTTCTGTCATTCCAAACATTTGAAGGGTCTGATACGGTATCCTCGTTTTTAAATCATTGCCTGGTGGGGAAGATCCAATTTGACTTTGTATTTGTTTGAACACAATTGGATTTACCCTATAATTGGTAATTCATGTTTCTGTCTAAAATTTCACCATTTGGAATATGAACCACCCAGAGCATGCTTGACACTGAATTCTTCACGGAGTATGGTGAAGCCAGCCAGTATCAGATTCAAGAGGTCATCGGCAAAGGAAGTTATGGGGTGGTCGCTGCTGCTGTTGACACGCACACTGGAGAGAGGGTTGCCATCAAGAAGATCAATGATGTCTTTGAGCATGTTTCTGATGCTACTCGCATCCTTAGAGAGATCAAGTTGCTCCGGTTTCTACGACATCCTGATGTTGTCGAAATAAAGCATATAATGCTTCCGCCTTCTCGGAGAGAGTTTAAAGATATTTATGTTGTTTTTGAGCTAATGGAATCTGACCTTCACCAAGTTATTAAGGCCAATGATGATCTCACTCCAGAACATTATCAGTTCTTCTTGTACCAGCTTCTTCGAGCTCTGAAATATATCCACACAGGTTTTGCTTATCTTTCTGTCGACTACGCACAGGTCTCTCTTCATTTTAATAATACATCCTAGATGGACTGATCTATTTTGTTTATTGCAGCAAATGTATTCCACCGTGATTTAAAGCCCAAGAACATACTTGCTAACGCGGACTGCAAATTGAAAATTTGCGACTTTGGGCTTGCTCGTGTGTCATTTAATGATGCTCCATCAGCTATTTTTTGGACTGTATGTATTCTTTCCAATGGTACAATACTAGTGATTTAGTCCTCAGTCGTTTGCTACTCTGGTTATTGATTTTGGTATTTTGGTATTTTGTTCACTTCAAACTATCTGTGTGGTCTTCATGCAGCCTTAAACTTTGTTGACTGTGGTTTTAGAATTTTGTTGACAACGATTTTTGCTCTTTTCAGGATTATGTGGCAACTAGATGGTATCGTGCCCCAGAACTGTGTGGGTCTTTTTTCTCGAAAGTAAGATTTTTCTAAACATACAACTGAACTGGCATAGTTTTACCTAGTCGTTACCTTCTGTAATCTAACTATAAAATTTCTTTGTATGCATCTTATTATCAAAAGTTTCTTGTTACTATCACTATATGCTTGTAAGGCTGTATGAGAATATGATGATAAGTTTTTTTTGTTCTTACTGTCAGAGTTGTTCTTGTTACTTTCTCGACATGTTGAGCACTCTTCTACCAAGAATTCTGTAATATACTTTCTCTAGACCATCTTCTGGTGTTTCTTCTTTATCTtttatatatgatgatgatgttattatatctatgatataacaTAACATAGTTCTTGCTGTCAGAGTAGCTACTCATGCTTAAGTACCTTATGCTACCTATGCTAATGTGCCTTAGTGTTACAGATTATTATTCTCACATTTAAAGAAAAGTGTATCAAAAGTGTTACAACTTTCTATTCGTATCTTTGTTGATGACTTGCAGCAAACTCAAATTTTGGTTCTATGCATTACAAAATTGCATTCTCTGAAGATGATTCACCAGTAAATATTTGCCTTTTTGCAGTATACACCAGCAATTGATATTTGGAGCATAGGCTGTATATTTGCAGAAATGCTGACTCGGAAACCATTGTTTCCAGGGAAGAATGTGGTACATCAGTTGGATCTCATGACTGATCTACTTGGCACACCTTCTGCTGAGACCATTGCTAGAGTTTGCTCAATATCTCTGTCTctttattttgttcttttctgCCTTCTTAGTAATGCACTGCGATTTTTGTTAAGTGCTTGATCAAATATTTCAAACTACTAAATTTTGATAAGAAATTGCTTGCGCTGCTTTTTTCATATGATGTTATTTGCCATTTGTCCTGAGTCACATGTTTGGTTATGCTGCTCTGTAAAAGTATGACCATGAttatcttttgacactgattgctGAGGTATATATGGAATGAGGAAAGATGGAGagttcatcaaaaagggaaagcaCTGGTATTTGATAGTTCTGATACATCTAATGACCGTCTTGGAAGCCAGTGAATCAGTTATCTATTAGTTGATCTCTTAATATTGCCTGTGTAATTAGAGCATAAGGTCAATAAACTGTATCATATTCACTAAATGTTTTGCTGATGATGAATGAAAATAAATAGATGATGTTCTGGATACAGAGAAGTGTATAATTATTGACCTATTTTGATGTTAGGTAAATTATTTATTAATCTATATTCACATGAGATTAGAACATTATATAAAGGCAGTGTTAAATCCTTTGATTAAAATTTTACAGGAAAAATATATCTTTTCATCTTTTCATTTTTTTAGCTATTTTCTTGGATGCAGGATATGGCTTAGAAAGAAATGATTATAGAACTGTTCCTCTAACTAATTTTGGTTTGGCCATTTTCCTAAGTCATTTTATATGTTTATGTGCAACAAGTTGTATAAGTTGTCTCGGGGCTGATGGgttcctttttttctctcttgctAACGATATAGATTCGAAATGAAAAGGCAAGAAGATATCTTAGCAGCATGCGGAAGAAGACACCAGTGCCTTTGTCGCACAAGTTTCCAAGTGTAGATCCATTGGCACTACGTCTATTGGAGCGTCTACTAGCATTTGATCCAAAAGATAGGCCTACTGCAGAAGAAGTACGAAGTTCAACTTATTCCTcatctttcaactattaaaaaTCCTCAAAATTCAGATATAACATGCAAGAAGCTGattgtttcattttttatttagtcTGATATTGATGATGGCATGTTTTCAGTCCTTAACAGATCCACACTTTTGTgaatatttttgttgaatctgatGTTAACAATGGTATTTCAGGCTTTAGCAGATCCATATTTTCATGGTCTAGCGAATGTTGATCGTGAACCATCAACACAACCTATATCAAAACTTGAATTTGAGTTTGAAAGGAGGAAATTGACAAAAGATGATGTAAGAGAATTAATTTATAAAGAGGTACGTTACCATagcttaataaatattatttcttaaTATAGTTGCTCCACGTTTAACTTGTAACCAGTTCctttttgagaagcaaacagATTCTGGAATATCATCCACAGATGCTGCAGGAATATCTTCGAGGTGGAGAACAGACTAGCTTCATGTACCCCAGGTGTGACTTCTATTAGCTTTCCACTGTCTGTAAGTATAATATAAAGAATGATTTAAGTAGAGTAGTTAACTAAGCATACTACCACCTGCAAATCTGTTAATTTTGCCCTGAAATGTAACTGAGATTCAGCCTAGGTGTTTCTGTTGTTGTTAATAACAATTCTGAATTATTTTGTATCCTGGCATGGGAAGCAAAGTAGGGCTACAAATTAAAAGGTAGCACCTTTCCTTTTGTTGAGAGGAAGAGTTACAACTTGTAGACATGTAACTGTTAATTAAATGAGGAAAACAATTTGAAAATTTGGATACAGTTAAAAGCATTTAAGGTTTGCAGTCAAGTTTTAAACATCCATCAGTGGTTGTACAAGTCAACAGTGATTAGTGTTTTGGCAATAGAAAACAGCAGAAGATGTTCAAAATATACAGAAATTCTGGCTACAAAATTTGGCATTTATTTGGTGGGTTAAATCTGTAGTTAGAGAACACAACAAAAATTAAGTAGTCATTAAGTGTCAGTAATCTGTTTGTTAATAGTGAAGGTTATGACACAGTGGTCCAAAAAATGTAGCGGAGGTATCAAGAATTGGACATACTTTTCTGGTGACTAAATTCTCAATATTTTTTGTTTAGCGGTAAGACCAAGTCATTTCCATTAACAATTGCTTCTTCATCTTTAAAATGGTATACCAGGTTAATTTAATTTATTGCTTGATTCCTGATTTTTAGTTGATGTGTCATCTTAAAGCATTATTTTTGAGTTACCTAGAGTTTTCATTGTCTAATGAACAGTGGAGTTGATCGTTTTAAACGACAATTTGCACATCTTGAAGAGCACTATGGCAAGGGTGAAAGAAGTACCCCTCTCCAGCGACAACATGCATCATTGCCCAGGTAATGTTGAACCACAAACTACAAATCCTGACTTTCTGGTAAATGAGCTAATCCTGCTTTGTTTATATGTATATTGAGTAAATGTCACCCAGATTTGATTTACATGTCATTTTGTAAACATGTATTTTTTCACTTTTAACAGGGAGAGGGTTTGTGCAACAAAAGTTGAAATTGCTGGCCAAAATAAAGATTTTGAGAAGAGGACTGCAGAATCTGTTGCTAGAACCACCCTTCAAAGCCCTCCAAAGTTACTGCAAGAACCAGACCAGGCATCAGCAACAGAAAATGGTTTAAACAAGCCAGATAGCAGCACCCGTAGCTTACTGAAGAGTGCCAGTATTAGTGCATCAAAGTGTGTTGTTAAAGGAAAAGGGGATACTGAAGTAAGTGGAAAATTCAAAAGACTTGACGTTTTCTAATTCGTAATATtatgatggatatatatatatatatatatatatattcatttttcaGTTAATTAAAATATTCAGAAACTGACTGCTGATATGGTTATGGTTGTCGAGCCTTCTTATACTTTAATTACTGGGTTAGGCATGGATAACAGTTTTAATATCATGTCAACTGGCAAGTCATGAGTTTCTAAGCTAAGATTGCTGCACTTACATCTAACTGAATGGATCCGAAATAATTTTTTCTGCATATTAAATGCATTTAAAACAGATCACAGGTTGTTTTAGTTGACCAGGAAAAATTGTTGGGTAAGCATAACAAAACTAAGTTGATATGCTCAATGTAATTTACGGCAACTAATAACTCTTCCATTTTAATTAACATTGTACCTGAAAGTTCCCTGATACCATGAGTTTTGGGGTGCCTGGATTATTGAAGTTTCACATGATTGATTGACCTATTTCCTCCTATACTGACCTAGAATTG encodes:
- the LOC135629024 gene encoding mitogen-activated protein kinase 9-like; its protein translation is MGGGALVDGVRRWFQRRSHRSSAATASSFLTDDPAYDESCQEEEEEEEEEEQQQLRVVQDLDLIGLPRIRVPKRFKMPPIEQPYKKSMLDTEFFTEYGEASQYQIQEVIGKGSYGVVAAAVDTHTGERVAIKKINDVFEHVSDATRILREIKLLRFLRHPDVVEIKHIMLPPSRREFKDIYVVFELMESDLHQVIKANDDLTPEHYQFFLYQLLRALKYIHTANVFHRDLKPKNILANADCKLKICDFGLARVSFNDAPSAIFWTDYVATRWYRAPELCGSFFSKYTPAIDIWSIGCIFAEMLTRKPLFPGKNVVHQLDLMTDLLGTPSAETIARIRNEKARRYLSSMRKKTPVPLSHKFPSVDPLALRLLERLLAFDPKDRPTAEEALADPYFHGLANVDREPSTQPISKLEFEFERRKLTKDDVRELIYKEILEYHPQMLQEYLRGGEQTSFMYPSGVDRFKRQFAHLEEHYGKGERSTPLQRQHASLPRERVCATKVEIAGQNKDFEKRTAESVARTTLQSPPKLLQEPDQASATENGLNKPDSSTRSLLKSASISASKCVVKGKGDTEEEPMSENTNEVVDELSHKVEELYV